The proteins below are encoded in one region of Struthio camelus isolate bStrCam1 chromosome 23, bStrCam1.hap1, whole genome shotgun sequence:
- the COL8A2 gene encoding collagen alpha-2(VIII) chain isoform X1: MLGRAARARMLPDAVALLLLLLVAGLGSAAGGGAAGYAQVKYMQPMVKGPLGPPFREGKGQYLDVPPMLPMDLKGEPGPPGKPGPRGPPGPPGYPGKPGMGKPGMHGQPGPAGPPGFSGIGKPGIPGLPGKAGMKGMPGAKGEPGMRGEQGPRGLPGPPGLPGPAGISVNGKPGPQGGPGLPGFRGEPGPKGEPGPRGERGLKGENGVGKPGLPGPRGNGGPPGPAGPPGPAGVGKPGLDGLPGAPGEKGDVGPPGGPGVNGEPGPMGPRGPPGIDGVGIPGVAGVPGIQGPLGPKGEPGIRGLPGLPGPTGYGKPGLPGLKGDRGQPGAPGAIGDKGEPGVDGEPGEPGPAGIIGPPGPPGSMGLPGKHGLPGPKGDVGPSGPPGMPGMRGDQGPNGFAGKPGVPGERGLPGSQGPPGPTGPKGEPGFIGLPGVPGLTGGPGPKGDGGIPGQPGLRGPSGIPGLQGPAGPMGPQGLPGLKGEPGLPGAPGEGKTGEPGMAGPIGPPGMPGTPGLNGPPGPPGPPGPPGAPGVLDETGIAGLHLPDGGVEGAVLGNGKPGKPQYGRGELSARIAPAFTAILTSPFPASGMPVKFDRTLYNGHNGYNPVTGIFTCPISGIYYFAYHVHVKGTNVWVALYKNNVPATYTYDEYKKGYLDQASGSAVLELKENDQVWVQMPSDQANGLYSTEYIHSSFSGFLLCPT, translated from the exons ATGCTTGGCC GAGCGGCGCGGGCCAGGATGCTGCCGGACGCCgtcgcgctgctgctgctgctgctggtggccggCCTCGGctcggcggcgggaggaggagcgGCGGGATACGCGCAGGTGAAATACATGCAGCCCATGGTGAAAGGCCCTCTGGGCCCCCCCTTCCGGGAAGGCAAAGGGCAGTACCTAG ACGTGCCGCCGATGCTGCCAATGGACCTCAAAGGGGAGCCAGGACCGCCAGGGAAGCCAGGCCCAcgcgggccccccggcccccccggctaCCCAGGAAAGCCAGGCATGGGGAAACCAGGAATGCACGGCCAGCCCGGGCCCGCCGGGCCCCCCGGCTTCTCGGGGATTGGGAAACCAGGCATCCCAGGACTCCCAGGAAAAGCGGGTATGAAAGGGATGCCCGGAGCCAAAGGCGAACCCGGCATGAGAGGAGAGCAAGGGCCCAGAGGACTGCCAGGCCCCCCAGGACTGCCGGGGCCAGCAGGCATCTCGGTCAATGGGAAACCAGGCCCTCAGGGTGGTCCGGGCCTGCCAGGGTTTCGGGGTGAGCCTGGCCCGAAAGGGGAGCCCGGTCCTCGCGGAGAGCGAGGCCTGAAGGGCGAAAACGGAGTGGGAAAGCCAGGCttgccggggccccgggggaaTGGGGGCCCTCCTGGCCCTGCGGGGCCCCCAGGGCCCGCTGGCGTTGGGAAGCCCGGCCTCGATGGCCTGCCGGGTGCTCCGGGGGAAAAGGGTGACGTGGGCCCACCAGGTGGGCCTGGGGTCAACGGGGAGCCGGGCCCCATggggccccggggcccccccggcatCGACGGGGTGGGCATCCCCGGCGTAGCGGGGGTGCCGGGGATACAGGGCCCCCTGGGACCAAAGGGAGAACCTGGGATCCGCGGCCTCCCGGGCTTGCCTGGGCCGACGGGCTATGGGAAACCGGGCTTGCCCGGCCTGAAAGGAGACCGTGGGCAGCCCGGAGCGCCCGGAGCCATCGGTGATAAAGGGGAACCCGGCGTCGACGGGGAGCCGGGAGAGCCGGGCCCCGCGGGCATCATCGGCCCGCCGGGCCCACCGGGGTCCATGGGCCTGCCGGGCAAACACGGGCTGCCGGGCCCCAAAGGTGACGTGGGGCCGAGCGGCCCGCCGGGAATGCCGGGGATGCGTGGCGACCAGGGCCCGAACGGCTTTGCGGGGAAGCCAGGGGTGCCGGGAGAAAGGGGTCTGCCCGGGTCACAGGGACCCCCTGGCCCAACGGGCCCGAAAGGAGAGCCGGGTTTCATCGGCCTTCCGGGGGTGCCAGGATTAACGGGCGGCCCCGGGCCTAAAGGGGACGGTGGGATCCCAGGGCAGCCCGGCCTGCGGGGCCCCTCGGGTATCCCAGGCTTGCAGGGGCCCGCTGGTCCCATGGGGCCTCAGGGGTTACCGGGGCTGAAAGGGGAGCCcggcctccccggggctcccggcgAGGGGAAGACCGGTGAGCCTGGTATGGCCGGACCCATCGGCCCGCCGGGAATGCCAGGAACGCCGGGGCTGAAcgggccgcccgggccgccgggaCCGCCCGGGCCGCCGGGGGCGCCCGGGGTGTTGGACGAGACGGGCATCGCGGGGCTGCACTTGCCGGACGGAGGCGTGGAGGGGGCCGTGCTGGGGAACGGCAAGCCCGGGAAGCCGCAGTACGGCCGAGGAGAGCTCTCCGCCCGGATCGCGCCAGCCTTCACCGCCATCCTCACCTCCCCCTTCCCAGCGTCGGGCATGCCGGTGAAGTTTGACCGGACTTTGTATAACGGGCACAACGGCTACAACCCCGTCACTGGGATATTCACCTGTCCCATATCCGGCATCTATTACTTTGCCTACCACGTGCATGTCAAAGGGACTAATGTTTGGGTGGCACTTTATAAGAACAACGTGCCTGCCACCTACACTTACGACGAGTACAAAAAAGGCTACCTGGACCAAGCCTCAGGCAGTGCCGTGCTCGAACTCAAGGAGAACGACCAAGTCTGGGTACAAATGCCCTCGGACCAAGCCAACGGGCTGTACTCCACAGAATACATCCACTCCTCCTTCTCTGGATTCCTGCTTTGCCCCACATAA
- the COL8A2 gene encoding collagen alpha-2(VIII) chain isoform X2: protein MLPDAVALLLLLLVAGLGSAAGGGAAGYAQVKYMQPMVKGPLGPPFREGKGQYLDVPPMLPMDLKGEPGPPGKPGPRGPPGPPGYPGKPGMGKPGMHGQPGPAGPPGFSGIGKPGIPGLPGKAGMKGMPGAKGEPGMRGEQGPRGLPGPPGLPGPAGISVNGKPGPQGGPGLPGFRGEPGPKGEPGPRGERGLKGENGVGKPGLPGPRGNGGPPGPAGPPGPAGVGKPGLDGLPGAPGEKGDVGPPGGPGVNGEPGPMGPRGPPGIDGVGIPGVAGVPGIQGPLGPKGEPGIRGLPGLPGPTGYGKPGLPGLKGDRGQPGAPGAIGDKGEPGVDGEPGEPGPAGIIGPPGPPGSMGLPGKHGLPGPKGDVGPSGPPGMPGMRGDQGPNGFAGKPGVPGERGLPGSQGPPGPTGPKGEPGFIGLPGVPGLTGGPGPKGDGGIPGQPGLRGPSGIPGLQGPAGPMGPQGLPGLKGEPGLPGAPGEGKTGEPGMAGPIGPPGMPGTPGLNGPPGPPGPPGPPGAPGVLDETGIAGLHLPDGGVEGAVLGNGKPGKPQYGRGELSARIAPAFTAILTSPFPASGMPVKFDRTLYNGHNGYNPVTGIFTCPISGIYYFAYHVHVKGTNVWVALYKNNVPATYTYDEYKKGYLDQASGSAVLELKENDQVWVQMPSDQANGLYSTEYIHSSFSGFLLCPT from the exons ATGCTGCCGGACGCCgtcgcgctgctgctgctgctgctggtggccggCCTCGGctcggcggcgggaggaggagcgGCGGGATACGCGCAGGTGAAATACATGCAGCCCATGGTGAAAGGCCCTCTGGGCCCCCCCTTCCGGGAAGGCAAAGGGCAGTACCTAG ACGTGCCGCCGATGCTGCCAATGGACCTCAAAGGGGAGCCAGGACCGCCAGGGAAGCCAGGCCCAcgcgggccccccggcccccccggctaCCCAGGAAAGCCAGGCATGGGGAAACCAGGAATGCACGGCCAGCCCGGGCCCGCCGGGCCCCCCGGCTTCTCGGGGATTGGGAAACCAGGCATCCCAGGACTCCCAGGAAAAGCGGGTATGAAAGGGATGCCCGGAGCCAAAGGCGAACCCGGCATGAGAGGAGAGCAAGGGCCCAGAGGACTGCCAGGCCCCCCAGGACTGCCGGGGCCAGCAGGCATCTCGGTCAATGGGAAACCAGGCCCTCAGGGTGGTCCGGGCCTGCCAGGGTTTCGGGGTGAGCCTGGCCCGAAAGGGGAGCCCGGTCCTCGCGGAGAGCGAGGCCTGAAGGGCGAAAACGGAGTGGGAAAGCCAGGCttgccggggccccgggggaaTGGGGGCCCTCCTGGCCCTGCGGGGCCCCCAGGGCCCGCTGGCGTTGGGAAGCCCGGCCTCGATGGCCTGCCGGGTGCTCCGGGGGAAAAGGGTGACGTGGGCCCACCAGGTGGGCCTGGGGTCAACGGGGAGCCGGGCCCCATggggccccggggcccccccggcatCGACGGGGTGGGCATCCCCGGCGTAGCGGGGGTGCCGGGGATACAGGGCCCCCTGGGACCAAAGGGAGAACCTGGGATCCGCGGCCTCCCGGGCTTGCCTGGGCCGACGGGCTATGGGAAACCGGGCTTGCCCGGCCTGAAAGGAGACCGTGGGCAGCCCGGAGCGCCCGGAGCCATCGGTGATAAAGGGGAACCCGGCGTCGACGGGGAGCCGGGAGAGCCGGGCCCCGCGGGCATCATCGGCCCGCCGGGCCCACCGGGGTCCATGGGCCTGCCGGGCAAACACGGGCTGCCGGGCCCCAAAGGTGACGTGGGGCCGAGCGGCCCGCCGGGAATGCCGGGGATGCGTGGCGACCAGGGCCCGAACGGCTTTGCGGGGAAGCCAGGGGTGCCGGGAGAAAGGGGTCTGCCCGGGTCACAGGGACCCCCTGGCCCAACGGGCCCGAAAGGAGAGCCGGGTTTCATCGGCCTTCCGGGGGTGCCAGGATTAACGGGCGGCCCCGGGCCTAAAGGGGACGGTGGGATCCCAGGGCAGCCCGGCCTGCGGGGCCCCTCGGGTATCCCAGGCTTGCAGGGGCCCGCTGGTCCCATGGGGCCTCAGGGGTTACCGGGGCTGAAAGGGGAGCCcggcctccccggggctcccggcgAGGGGAAGACCGGTGAGCCTGGTATGGCCGGACCCATCGGCCCGCCGGGAATGCCAGGAACGCCGGGGCTGAAcgggccgcccgggccgccgggaCCGCCCGGGCCGCCGGGGGCGCCCGGGGTGTTGGACGAGACGGGCATCGCGGGGCTGCACTTGCCGGACGGAGGCGTGGAGGGGGCCGTGCTGGGGAACGGCAAGCCCGGGAAGCCGCAGTACGGCCGAGGAGAGCTCTCCGCCCGGATCGCGCCAGCCTTCACCGCCATCCTCACCTCCCCCTTCCCAGCGTCGGGCATGCCGGTGAAGTTTGACCGGACTTTGTATAACGGGCACAACGGCTACAACCCCGTCACTGGGATATTCACCTGTCCCATATCCGGCATCTATTACTTTGCCTACCACGTGCATGTCAAAGGGACTAATGTTTGGGTGGCACTTTATAAGAACAACGTGCCTGCCACCTACACTTACGACGAGTACAAAAAAGGCTACCTGGACCAAGCCTCAGGCAGTGCCGTGCTCGAACTCAAGGAGAACGACCAAGTCTGGGTACAAATGCCCTCGGACCAAGCCAACGGGCTGTACTCCACAGAATACATCCACTCCTCCTTCTCTGGATTCCTGCTTTGCCCCACATAA